A single genomic interval of Heterodontus francisci isolate sHetFra1 chromosome 45, sHetFra1.hap1, whole genome shotgun sequence harbors:
- the LOC137356178 gene encoding zinc finger protein 768-like, whose amino-acid sequence MSRPAEGEALAEPPGDGPGPPLPPGGRFACPDCGKAFGYGSVLLRHRRVHTGERPFKCADCGKGFTDQSSLQRHRRSHTGERPFRCQDCGKGFAQSYNLMVHQHTHRRERPFQCGPCGKAFTQVSLLVSHRCLAPGDTTYNCPACGKQFILQTSLQRHRCPRSGQGGFKCPDCAREFTARSGLVKHQRTHTGERPYKCPACSKRFARADSLTVHRRTHADQRPYKCPDCQRAFIQSSCLLLHQRVHTGEKPYTCLVCAKGFTKRSSLVSHQRAHGGGRAFPCPDCGKGFNEAWCLRRHQRAHAAAAGRGTGDGEGTARAADAP is encoded by the coding sequence ATGAGCCGTCCGGCGGAGGGGGAGGCGCTGGCGGAGCCGCCGGGGGACGGCCCGGGCCCCCCGCTGCCGCCCGGCGGGAGGTTCGCATGCCCCGACTGCGGCAAGGCGTTCGGCTACGGCTCGGTGCTGCTGCGGCATAGGCGGGTCCACACCGGCGAGCGGCCCTTCAAGTGCGCCGACTGCGGGAAGGGGTTCACCGACCAGTCCAGCCTCCAGCGGCACCGGCGCAGCCACACCGGCGAGAGGCCCTTCCGGTGCCAGGACTGCGGGAAGGGCTTCGCCCAGTCGTACAACCTCATGGTGCACCAGCACACCCACCGGCGGGAGCGCCCTTTCCAGTGCGGCCCCTGCGGCAAGGCCTTCACCCAGGTGTCGCTGCTGGTGTCGCACCGCTGCCTGGCGCCGGGCGATACGACCTACAACTGCCCGGCCTGCGGCAAGCAGTTCATCCTCCAGACCAGCCTCCAGCGGCACCGTTGCCCCAGGTCCGGGCAAGGGGGCTTCAAGTGCCCGGACTGCGCCAGGGAGTTCACGGCCCGCTCGGGCCTGGTCAAGCACCAGCGGACCCACACGGGCGAGCGGCCCTACAAGTGCCCGGCCTGCAGCAAGCGGTTCGCCCGGGCCGACAGCCTGACCGTCCACCGGCGGACCCACGCCGACCAGCGGCCCTACAAGTGCCCCGACTGCCAGCGGGCCTTCATCCAGTCGTCCTGCCTGCTCCTCCACCAGCGGGTCCACACGGGCGAGAAGCCCTACACCTGCCTCGTGTGCGCCAAGGGCTTCACCAAGCGCTCCAGCCTCGTCAGCCACCAGAGGGCGCACGGCGGCGGCCGGGCCTTCCCCTGCCCCGACTGCGGGAAAGGGTTCAACGAGGCCTGGTGCCTGCGGAGGCACCAGCGGGCGCACGCCGCGGCGGCCGGGAGAGGCACGGGGGACGGTGAGGGGACGGCACGGGCGGCCGACGCCCCCTGA
- the LOC137356181 gene encoding zinc finger protein 572-like isoform X1, with translation MEAAGDSSAGTQKDSVVDEEEEEEDQSDCNYEPVELFDEWAKADGHRSPSHKQQQQQSPTVQGAPRPGQQKSYICNECGHTFNKYSNFQQHLRVHSGERPFGCPFCGKDFIQLSNLRRHERTHTGEKPFQCPDCQKEFRHSSSLRSHQRTHTGERPFRCPDCQKEFRHSSSLLQHRRIHGGEKPFRCPLCGKGFTKSSTLVQHGSTHSQEWPYKCPVCERGFSRASVLGRHQWVHAWEGPCTCADCGRQFGNSASLHGHQCAAPEAAQTPAS, from the exons ATGGAGGCTGCTGGCGACAGCTCTGCCGGCACACAG aaGGACTCGGTAGTGgacgaagaggaggaggaggaggatcagtCCGATTGCAATTACGAGCCGGTGGAGCTGTTCGATGAGTGGGCCAAGGCAGACGGCCATCGGAGCCCCTCccacaagcagcagcagcagcagtcgcCGACGGTGCAGGGGGCGCCGCGCCCCGGCCAGCAGAAGAGCTACATCTGCAACGAGTGCGGCCACACCTTCAACAAGTACTCCAATTTTCAGCAGCACCTGCGGGTGCACTCGGGCGAGAGGCCCTTTGGGTGCCCCTTCTGCGGCAAGGACTTCATCCAGCTGTCCAACCTGCGGCGGCACGAGCGCACCCACACGGGCGAGAAGCCCTTCCAGTGCCCCGACTGCCAGAAGGAGTTCCGCCACTCCTCCAGCCTGCGCAGCCACCAGCGCACCCACACGGGCGAGCGGCCCTTCCGGTGCCCGGACTGCCAGAAGGAGTTCCGCCACTCCTCCAGCCTGCTGCAGCACCGGCGCATCCACGGGGGCGAGAAGCCCTTCCGGTGCCCCCTCTGCGGAAAAGGGTTCACCAAGTCCTCCACCCTGGTCCAGCACGGCAGCACCCACAGCCAGGAGTGGCCCTACAAGTGCCCGGTCTGCGAGCGGGGCTTCTCCCGGGCGTCCGTGCTGGGCCGCCACCAGTGGGTGCACGCCTGGGAGGGGCCCTGCACGTGCGCCGACTGCGGGCGCCAGTTCGGGAACTCGGCCAGCCTGCACGGGCACCAGTGCGCCGCCCCGGAGGCCGCGCAGACGCCGGCGAGCTGA
- the LOC137356181 gene encoding zinc finger protein 771-like isoform X2 yields the protein MEAAGDSSAGTQDSVVDEEEEEEDQSDCNYEPVELFDEWAKADGHRSPSHKQQQQQSPTVQGAPRPGQQKSYICNECGHTFNKYSNFQQHLRVHSGERPFGCPFCGKDFIQLSNLRRHERTHTGEKPFQCPDCQKEFRHSSSLRSHQRTHTGERPFRCPDCQKEFRHSSSLLQHRRIHGGEKPFRCPLCGKGFTKSSTLVQHGSTHSQEWPYKCPVCERGFSRASVLGRHQWVHAWEGPCTCADCGRQFGNSASLHGHQCAAPEAAQTPAS from the exons ATGGAGGCTGCTGGCGACAGCTCTGCCGGCACACAG GACTCGGTAGTGgacgaagaggaggaggaggaggatcagtCCGATTGCAATTACGAGCCGGTGGAGCTGTTCGATGAGTGGGCCAAGGCAGACGGCCATCGGAGCCCCTCccacaagcagcagcagcagcagtcgcCGACGGTGCAGGGGGCGCCGCGCCCCGGCCAGCAGAAGAGCTACATCTGCAACGAGTGCGGCCACACCTTCAACAAGTACTCCAATTTTCAGCAGCACCTGCGGGTGCACTCGGGCGAGAGGCCCTTTGGGTGCCCCTTCTGCGGCAAGGACTTCATCCAGCTGTCCAACCTGCGGCGGCACGAGCGCACCCACACGGGCGAGAAGCCCTTCCAGTGCCCCGACTGCCAGAAGGAGTTCCGCCACTCCTCCAGCCTGCGCAGCCACCAGCGCACCCACACGGGCGAGCGGCCCTTCCGGTGCCCGGACTGCCAGAAGGAGTTCCGCCACTCCTCCAGCCTGCTGCAGCACCGGCGCATCCACGGGGGCGAGAAGCCCTTCCGGTGCCCCCTCTGCGGAAAAGGGTTCACCAAGTCCTCCACCCTGGTCCAGCACGGCAGCACCCACAGCCAGGAGTGGCCCTACAAGTGCCCGGTCTGCGAGCGGGGCTTCTCCCGGGCGTCCGTGCTGGGCCGCCACCAGTGGGTGCACGCCTGGGAGGGGCCCTGCACGTGCGCCGACTGCGGGCGCCAGTTCGGGAACTCGGCCAGCCTGCACGGGCACCAGTGCGCCGCCCCGGAGGCCGCGCAGACGCCGGCGAGCTGA